CAGCAAATACAGAAAACTGTTTCTTTACACGCTTACTCTCGCATTGGACGCAAACGACCTGACTTTCAGAAAACGAAACAAGTCTCTCAAACAACGTCCCGCATTCTTCACACTTATACTCATACAATGGCATTTATTTAACCTCCATTAAACATCAGGATTCTAACATCTCACTGAATATATTGTCAATTTATACGGACGCTTGGGTACTACAATTATTTTTGAGAATTTCCAGGCAATTGGCTTATCGGATGCCTCGTTTATTCAGACATGTTTAATCCCTGATTTCTTGTCTTTTTTCTGAAAATCCTTGTCCAATACATCCGCCAATGTAAATATGATGATCCTCTCTCCGGTGTTAGTACTAATATCCGTATGAAGGCTCGTCACGTCTACCCCGACGATATCCCGAATGACTCTCGAGAGAAGATCTCTCGCACTCTCCAACATGGTCGCCCTTACCTTCTTGACCAGGTCTCTCCCCTCCTGAGTCTTGGTGAGATGCCGCTCCGCGTCGGTAAGAACGCCTTTAAGCCTCACGATGACCATGTCGTCTATTATGAATGTCTTAGTCTCTTTCGGCCCGCGTCCCATGTATTCAAGCTCAAACTTGGTCATGGCATTGCTGACCTCAGCCTCTATCTGCCCTTTTGATTTCACCTTTCGCTCCCAAGTCTTGATACCATCACCTCATTTATAATCTAAATAGATTAAAAAGCCAATAGTTATCTTACTTCATCGTCTCAATTGATCAGATACAGAAGGTCATCCTCTAAAGAGTAATATAGCGGTGCAACAACAATACCGGGAAATTGGGTGCGGATAATATCAACCTCGGAAAGCACTGAACTTACCGCATCTTTCTTATTGTATAACAGGCATGAATCGTGGAAATAACTTTCTGCAACAGACTTATCCCATCCGCCACATTCAGACAGCCCTCTCACAAAATCCATCCTCCTTGACTCAAGATCAACCATCATGCAATCACTATGGCCGATCACCGCTATATGCCGTATACCGCCTACCGCTACTGTAAAGGATAGAGAAAAGGAAACCCCATTTCGCGTCGCACCGCCGTTTCGTACAATAAATGCGAATTTCTTAGGTAGCCTCAGGGCCTGACGGTTATCCATACACATAAGTACAAGAACTTCAGCCCTGTCATATTGTTCCGGATCGAGACATCTATTATGAGATAACAGGATCCTTGCGATAGGGGTATTACAGTATGGCTCAGGTATATCCATCTCACTCTTAACGTTAACCATATTATTCA
This portion of the Nitrospirota bacterium genome encodes:
- a CDS encoding zinc ribbon domain-containing protein, with the protein product MPLYEYKCEECGTLFERLVSFSESQVVCVQCESKRVKKQFSVFAASASHGRTGDMPPSPCGSCESPGRGQCGIN
- a CDS encoding DUF2294 domain-containing protein, giving the protein MTKFELEYMGRGPKETKTFIIDDMVIVRLKGVLTDAERHLTKTQEGRDLVKKVRATMLESARDLLSRVIRDIVGVDVTSLHTDISTNTGERIIIFTLADVLDKDFQKKDKKSGIKHV
- a CDS encoding carbonic anhydrase produces the protein MVNVKSEMDIPEPYCNTPIARILLSHNRCLDPEQYDRAEVLVLMCMDNRQALRLPKKFAFIVRNGGATRNGVSFSLSFTVAVGGIRHIAVIGHSDCMMVDLESRRMDFVRGLSECGGWDKSVAESYFHDSCLLYNKKDAVSSVLSEVDIIRTQFPGIVVAPLYYSLEDDLLYLIN